In Thunnus thynnus chromosome 13, fThuThy2.1, whole genome shotgun sequence, the following proteins share a genomic window:
- the LOC137195092 gene encoding kallikrein-6-like: protein MKSLIPLLVLASAVAGAVDIQKRIINGGDCGEDQGRHYVVLMRVKDDFNTRFCGGNLIGPDWVLTAGHCDKGDFYVILGAHPTKQGTTMHITTGNVKHVYNADGHNHDIMLLKLPQTAPQGLPIIQLPDVTCSSPTVNGDPYTIMGWSYTVYDAATKTYQEKADKLQCETVHLHAACTGRNLHAADPKAAHKWVGQHMLCSRDPNAPKVCDSCPGDSGGSLVGQDGRLYGVIVSYNVPGSGLTLYMDVCAYRQWIRTETGI from the exons TTGCTGGTGCTGTGGACATCCAGAAAAGGATAATAAATGGAGGGGATTGCGGTGAAGACCAGGGTCGGCACTACGTGGTCCTGATGAGGGTGAAAGATGATTTTAACACCAGGTTCTGTGGAGGGAATCTGATTGGTCCAGACTGGGTCCTCACTGCTGGACACTGTGATAAAGG gGACTTTTATGTGATTTTGGGTGCACATCCAACCAAACAGGGAACAACGATGCACATCACTACAGGGAATGTAAAGCATGTCTATAACGCTGATGGTCACAATCATGACATCATGCTTCTTAAACTGCCCCAAACTGCCCCTCAGGGACTTCCCATCATCCAACTCCCTGATGTTACATGTTCATCACCTACTGTTAATGGCGATCCCTACACTATTATGGGATGGTCCTACACAGTTTATGATGCTGCTACTAAGACAT ACCAGGAGAAAGCAGACAAACTGCAGTGTGAAACCGTTCACCTGCATGCAGCCTGCACTGGTCGTAACCTGCATGCCGCTGACCCTAAAGCTGCACATAAATGGGTAGGACAACATATGCTGTGCTCCCGTGACCCCAACGCACCCAAAGTATGTGACAGCTGCCCA GGGGATTCTGGCGGCAGTCTGGTGGGGCAGGATGGTCGTCTGTATGGAGTGATTGTTTCTTATAATGTACCTGGCTCAGGGTTGACTCTCTACATGGACGTCTGTGCCTACAGGCAGTGGATTCGCACTGAAACTGGCATCTAA